A window from Desulfuromonas acetoxidans DSM 684 encodes these proteins:
- a CDS encoding TetR/AcrR family transcriptional regulator, with protein sequence MAAEKKRQIAPNVKMAKVLKVARELFVEKGYYNVSIPAIVKASGVSTGAIYSYFANKETLARRIHEDTLADFQEMFNERLVGAATIQDKLKAFAELCFDIAESDPVMMEYMLYMKHTEFMTDTSPICFTEPFKLVRNYIEQGMNEGIIRKQDLFVAAICYTGVVLRAVELRLLCVVNRPLQEISDDLVANAWAAIKA encoded by the coding sequence ATGGCTGCTGAGAAAAAACGCCAAATTGCCCCAAATGTGAAAATGGCCAAAGTTCTGAAGGTTGCACGAGAACTTTTCGTTGAGAAGGGTTATTACAACGTGTCTATCCCGGCCATTGTCAAAGCCTCTGGAGTCAGCACCGGAGCCATTTACAGCTATTTTGCCAACAAGGAAACCCTGGCGCGGCGGATCCATGAAGATACGCTGGCCGATTTTCAGGAAATGTTCAATGAGCGGCTGGTGGGCGCCGCAACGATCCAGGACAAACTCAAAGCGTTTGCCGAGCTGTGTTTTGATATCGCTGAGTCGGACCCGGTGATGATGGAATATATGCTCTATATGAAACACACCGAATTTATGACTGACACCTCCCCAATCTGTTTTACCGAACCCTTCAAGTTGGTACGGAACTATATCGAGCAAGGTATGAATGAAGGTATTATTCGCAAACAGGACCTCTTTGTTGCCGCCATTTGTTACACCGGGGTCGTCTTGCGTGCCGTTGAATTGCGTCTGCTGTGTGTCGTCAATCGCCCTTTGCAAGAAATTTCCGACGACCTCGTGGCCAACGCCTGGGCTGCGATTAAAGCCTAA
- a CDS encoding rhodanese-like domain-containing protein, producing MKDAVEQVLERMTLDFVGQARHKISPVALFAIDDAVLLDIRTEPEQQTLPLGFVYHAEVIHIPLDQIPSRFAELPQNRLIGIFCPHGVRAAMSYLYLQSKGYDQVFVLDGGYAALAEEARPGSVLKRCTQSSQQD from the coding sequence ATGAAAGATGCCGTGGAGCAGGTGTTGGAACGGATGACCCTTGATTTTGTCGGTCAGGCGCGTCATAAAATATCCCCCGTTGCCCTTTTTGCCATAGACGATGCCGTCTTGCTGGATATTCGGACCGAACCGGAGCAGCAGACTTTGCCGCTGGGGTTTGTTTATCATGCCGAGGTGATCCATATCCCTCTTGATCAGATTCCGTCACGATTTGCCGAACTGCCTCAAAATCGGCTGATCGGTATTTTTTGTCCCCATGGCGTACGTGCGGCTATGAGTTACCTGTACCTGCAATCTAAGGGGTACGATCAGGTTTTTGTTCTTGATGGCGGTTATGCCGCCCTTGCTGAAGAGGCGCGCCCCGGTAGTGTGTTAAAACGCTGTACCCAATCATCGCAGCAGGACTGA